The Lacticaseibacillus pabuli region ACTCGCCACCGGCCATTGAAAAAGCGACGGCCAGCAGGTCAGCTAGACCCGCGATGAAAAGGGTAAATGAATCATGCGTAGCGGCACCGACGGAGAACAGGACACCGACAACGGTCAAAATACCGTCATTGGCTCCCAGCACCCCGGCACGGAGCGTGTTGGCGCGCATCGCAAGACTTTGTTCTTGTTTTTTAGCCATTATTCAGTTGCCTCCTAGCGTTCAAACATGTGGCCGGCTAGGTAAGTAACCGTCATGGTAATCAAACCGCTGATGATGTTACGCATCGTCGCGCGGCTGACCTTCGCGTTCCCAATCTTAGCGGCTGTGAATCCGGTAATGGCGAGTGCCACGACCACGGCGCCAATTGTAGCGATCATCTTGTATTGCGCCTGAACCAGCGTAATAGTGAGCATCGGCAAAGCCGACCCCAAGGGAAACGAGATCATCGATACAATCGCCGCACCAACCGCACTGGTTGATTTCGTCGGATCAATGTTATACCGCTCACGAACGGCGGTATTAATGGGGGAGCTGGCGAACATTTCACTGGTCGCCTGCGTTGCAAGAGGTCGGGAAATCCCGGTGGCAACATACTTGTCTGTCACATAGACTTGCTCTGCTTGTGGGTTGACCTTAAGTCGAACCGTTTCATCAGCAACCGCGCGTTTCTCGGCGTCACGCTGGGCGTACACACTGACGTACTCGCCCATTGCCATGGAAATGGTACCGGCCAACATCCCGGCCATCCCTGAAAGCAGGATGGTGTGGATGTTGCTCGTTGCGGCGGCGACACCGATTACGATGGCGGCAACTGACAAAATGCCATCATTCGCACCCATAACACCGGCACGGATGAGGTTGATTTGTTCGGCTAGGCTCATTTTTTGCTTTGATTTCTTCATGCCCCAAGCCTCCAAAAATATTAAATTGTAAATCAGTGAAAATTATAGCACAAGAACTGGCTCCGAGGTTATAAAAAGAGCCCTTGTATAGGAATGAATGCCTATAAAAGGCAACGAAATGATGACTACAAATGTAAATACATTATGAAATTAATTTTGCATTTATGAAAATGAAACGTAATTTGCGTCGACAAACGTGCGTTCTGAGAGAGCAATCCACACACTGCCATCGCTCAACTCGTGCCGGGCAAGTGGCGTGAAAGTACTGCCATTTTGCAATCGTGTCGGCTGGGGATCACCATAGGGCGCATCCCAGACGGTGACGCCAAGTGCGGGACCATCAATGGTTAGCTTTTGGTGCAGCGGGGTAATGGTTGACTTGAAGTGGATGGTGGCTGGCTTGACGGCAACAGGCGCGTTTAAAAACGGGTTGGTTTTATGCGGCTGTGTTCCGTGTGCGCTCACCCATTGGCGGGCACCGAGGTTAAACCAGACTTGATGCGACAGCTGCTGGCGGACGATGCCGAAGACTTGCCAGACAGTGCCGGCAGGAATTTGGGTGTCGAGTGCCCGCGGTGCATTTGGCGAAGGGTACACATTTTTGGCTTGCGTCATTTCGATATACGCGGCGCTCGGTAAATTGCCCGTCTCGATACCGGCCATTCGGTAATTAAAGCGAATAGACTGCGCATGCGTCGTAAACACACCCGATTGGCTATGATCCCCGATGACGTCCGCTACTCGGCCGGGCAAGGCGTGGGCGGTGAAGGCGAGATCCAAGGTGCCCAGTAAGGTTTCTGGTGGCGCGATGAGTTCTCCTGCTGGCCCGCGGTGATAAACCGTAACTGGTGCGGCCTGAATCGCTTGGTAATAGAGCGTGACCGTTGTGTCCGTGTTGGGTACCCGGCGCGTTAAGCCTTCCGCGCGATAAAACAAGCGGCCGGGTAAACGTGGTGGCTGAAAGTCGAGTGGACTGTCTGCTGCCGCGGTAATCAAAATTGGCGTGCTTAATTCATGGCCATCTACTTGGCTCCGCAATTGAATCGTGACGGTCACCTGTTTAGCAGGCTTTGGCGTCGGGGTATCGACAACAGGGCTAGGCGTCATCGCGGTATCGGCCCGGTCTTCATGTGGCGTGGTCGGCGCAGTGTCTGCTTGTTTGGCTGCCGGACGCGGCCGAAACAAGTCTAAAATTGTGCGAAAAAGACCCATGCGCTTTCTCCTCCAAAGTAAAAGGCCGGCTTGCGCCGACCCAAGTGACTAGCATTAGTTAGATGACACAGCGGACGAACGGAGCGTAACTTCGGCCAGGTGCTTCGAACGCAAGACTTCTACGTCCCCAATGGTCTTATTGGTCAGCTCCTTGAGTGCAAAGTTGATCTCCGTATCCTGAATATTCCGGCGCTCGTTTGTGAACAGGACTTCTTGGTGATGAGGTGACTCCGTAAAGACCACCGTCGTCTGCCCCAAGGAGTAGACCTGCACGAGTTGTGCATTTGTATTAGCTAACTGCTGCGAGACTAAGTGTGCATATGAGTTTGTAACATCGATCAGCCGCATCGTGTATCAGTCCTTTCAGTTCCTTATATTGTTTATTATAAGGTAATCGACCGATAGATACCATAACTATGTGAAAACGTTTTGCAAAATCATATGTGAATTTTTAGACAAAAAAAGAACGGCCGTAGCCGTCCTTATAATCATTATTTAGATGCCGGTTTATCTACAGATGCAGATTCGGCATTAATGACAATTTGACCGTCATTGATGCGTGCTTCCAGCTTCTTTGTGTCAGGGTGATCAAGATAGTAATCCGCGACGCGGTCCTCAATCTGCTCCTGAATGACACGGCGAAGTGGGCGGGCACCCATGGCTGGATCGTAACCAAGTTCCACTAATTTGTCCTTAACGGCACTCGTGACGTGGATGGTCAGACCCTGTTCCTCGATATTCTTGTTGGTATCCGCAATCATCAGGTCAACAATCTTCAACAGACTGTCCTTGGCCAGTGGCTTGAATTCAACAATGTCATCGAAACGGTTCAGGAACTCAGGCTTGAAGTAATTCCCCAATTGCGCGAGTACACTGTGGGTCGTTCCGTTAATGGAAGCACCGAAGCCAACGTTCGCTTCAGCGTCTGTCGAACCGGCGTTACTGGTCATGATGATGATGGTGTCCTTGAAGGAAACCGTGCGACCCTGGCTGTCAGTCAAACGACCGTCGTCCAGAATCTGCAGGAACATGTTCATGACGTCTGGGTGAGCTTTTTCAATTTCATCCAGCAGAATCAAGCTGTAAGGGTTACGACGAACTTTTTCGGTCAACTGACCGGCTTCTTCGTAACCAACATAGCCAGGAGGTGACCCGATGAGCTTAGACACTGAATGCTTCTCCATGTACTCTGACATGTCGAAACGAATCATGTTGTCCTCGCTACCGAACAGTTCCTTAGCGAGCTGTTTAGCAAGTTCAGTCTTCCCAACACCGGTAGGCCCTACGAATAGGAAACTACCGATTGGCCGGCCAGTCTTGTTGAAGCCGATGCGGTTACGACGAATGGCACGTGCCACTTTTTCAACCGCTGGATCTTGACCAATTAAGTGCTGACGGAGGTGAGCGTCGAGGTTCTTGAGCTGAGATTGCTCTTGTTCCTTCAGTTCACCGACAGGAATATTTGTTTTTTCTTCAACAATTTGTTCCATATCTTTTTCAGTCACAGTTGGCTCGTCTTCATCAGACAGGTCGCTCTGATCCTGCTTCATCTTATCGAGCTTCGTCACTTGATCGCGGTAGAACGCCGCTTTCTCGTAGTCTTCACTCTTGAGCGCATCCTGTTTCTGGGATTCGGCTGTCTTAATCTTACGGTCGATTTCCTCAGGATCCACAGCGGTGATGGTGAGGTTCTTACGACTCCCAGCCTCATCCAGTAAATCAATTGCCTTGTCAGGCAGGAAACGATCCTGAATGTAGCGGGCAGAGAGCTCAACAGCACCCGTGATGGCGTCATCCGTGTAGTGAACGTGGTGGTAGTCCTCGTAGCGCTTTTGAATTCCCTTGAGAATTTTAACGGTTTCTTCAACACTAGGTTCATCAACCGTAATTGGCTGGAGACGACGGGCAAGTGCGGAGTCCTTTTCAATGGTACGGAACTCGTTGCTGGTCGTGGCCCCAACGATTTGGATATCGCCACGCGCAAGTGCAGGTTTCAATACGTTGCCGGCATCCATGCCACCCTCAGCGTTACCCGCGCCAACGATTTCGTGGATTTCGTCAATGAATAGGATAACTTGTTTATTCTGACGGAGTTCATTCAGTAATTGCTGCATCCGCTGTTCAAATTGACCACGCATGCTGGTTCCCTGAACGAGGGACACAACGTCAAGACTAATGACCTGACGATCCTGAAGCTTTTGCGGAACGTCACCGTTCGCAATCTTCAGTGCGAGGCCTTCAACAACCGCGGTCTTACCGACACCAGCTTCACCAATCAAGACAGGGTTATTCTTTGTCCGGCGGTTGAGAATTTCAATCACACGCGCAATTTCCTGGTCCCGACCGATAACAGGGTCGATTTCACCACGCTTGGCAGCGTCTGTCATGTTGACACCAAACTGGGCGAGAACACCGCCGCGTTTGCCGCCACCATTACCGCCGCGTCCGGCTTGCGGGGTAGGGCCGCCTGGTTGAGGCTGGTCGCCGCGCGCACCGTTGCTGGCACCACCATTCATTGCTGAAAAGATGTCATCCAGACTGTTGAAACCGAATGGGTCATTGGCCTGATTCTGTGGTGTCTGGGCGTTGCCAGCTTGGTTCTTTAATAGTTGATAGCAGTTTTGGCACAGGTTAATTTCCTGGCGCTTCCCATTAACATTCGTGTAAAGATGAATCGTTGCCGGGTTCTGCTTGCAGTTTTCACATAGCACTTGTTAGTCACAACCTTTCAATGCCACTGGGGCGAAGTGATGTGCAAAGTCAAACTCTTTGACCTAATTTGACCATGCATAAAGTATAACGCATCGGAATCAATTTGCAAGCACTCTCGATGACAGAGTGCTAATTTTGTCCGAAAGTGTTAAACTTGCGATGTAAACGATTCCGTGATATTCTACCGTTTATTGTCGGAAGGAGGCCATATTTGATGGAAACTGACTACGTCGAACAGATGAACAAATTGCGCAGTGGTGAGCTGAAGGAGCTGGTTGTTAAGCCGGAAGACTTCATGCGTTTCCGCAATGCCTGGACAAACTATCCAGGGCGCAAGGGAATTGTCGGTGTTGCACACCGTGGCGGCACGATTGTGTACCACTATGATTCCCAATTTGCTTAAGCTAATTAGGGGTACTTGTTAAGCTCCAGCAAAAATGGTAACCTTTACAAGAAATAATTTTTAACAGTCTAAAGGAGATTTTTTCTATGGAAACTCGTGAATACAACGTTATCGCAGCTAGTGGGATCCACGCCCGTCCAGCAACACTTCTGGTACAGGCAGCAAGCAAGTTCACCTCTGATGTGAACCTGGAATACAAGGGCAAGTCCGTTAACCTCAAGTCCATCATGGGTGTGATGAGTCTTGGTGTTGGCCAGGGTGCCGATGTTACCATCACCGCTGAAGGCGACGATGAAGCAGATGCAATTGCTGCTATCGACGAAGCCATGAAGAAGGAAGGCTTGGCTGAGTAATGACGAAAGAACTCAAGGGAATTGCCGCGTCTGACGGTATTGCGGTCGCAAAGGCCTACATGCTTGTTCAGCCGGATCTTTCCTTCACAAAGAAGACAATTGACGATACCGATGCAGAAGTTAGCCGTTTCCAAAAGGCAGTTGAAGCTTCGAACGCCGATCTTAAGCTGATTCGTGATAAAGCAGCTCAAAGTCTCGGTGAGGAAGAGGCGCAGGTCTTTGATGCGCACATGATGATTCTGGCAGACCCTGAGTTTACTGGAGCCATTGAATCCAGCATCAAGAATGACTCTGTGAATGCAGAGCAGGCATTGTCTGATGTGTCAGGCAACTTCATTTCCACCTTCGAAGCAATGACCGACAATGCTTACATGCAGGAACGCGCCGGCGATATCCGCGACGTGACATCCCGTCTCATGAGTCACTTGCTCGGTGTTCAGCTGCCCAACCCAGCATTGATCAACGAAGAAGTCGTCGTGGTTGCCCACGATTTGACCCCTTCAGACACTGCACAGTTGGACAAGAAGTACGTTAAGGCCTTCGTCACCGATATCGGTGGCCGGACCGCGCACTCCGCTATCATGGCACGTAGTCTTGAAATCCCAGCGGTTGTTGGGACGGATGACATCACGAAGTCCGTTAAGCAGGATCAAGAGATTGCTGTTGACGGTCTGACTGGCCAGGTAGTTGTTGAACCAACTTCTGAGCAGACTGCTTCATTTAAGAAGGAAGCCGATGACTACGCAAAGCAGAAGGAAGAATGGGCTAAGCTCAAGTCTTCTGCTTCAATCACCGCAGACGGCAAGCACTTTGATGTTGCTGCCAACATCGGTACTCCTAAGGATTTGCAGGCCGTGCTGGACAATGGTGCTGAAGCCATTGGTCTCTACCGGACTGAATTCCTCTACATGGACTCATCTGAACTTCCTACAGAGGATGATCAGTTTGACGCCTACAAGAAGGTTCTTGAAACGATGGGCGACAAGCCAGTCGTTGTTCGGACCATGGACATTGGTGGCGACAAGCACTTGCCATACATGCCACTTCCAGAAGAAATGAACCCATTCTTGGGCTACCGTGCGATCCGCATTAGCTTGGATCGTCAGGAAATCTTCCGCACACAGCTCCGTGCATTGCTTCGGGCATCTGCCTTCGGTAACCTGCGCATTATGTTCCCAATGGTTGCGACCGTTCAGGAATTCCAGGCTGCTAAGAAGATCTTCCTTGAAGAGAAGGACAAGCTTGTTAAGGCTGGCACCAAGGTTTCTGACGATATCCAGTTGGGTATCATGATTGAAATCCCTGCTGCCGCTGTACTGGCAGACCAGTTTGCTAAGTACGTTGACTTCTTCTCAATCGGTACCAACGACCTGATTCAGTACACAATGGCTGCTGACCGTGGTAATGAACATGTTTCTTACCTCTACCAGCCATACAACCCATCCATCCTTCGCCTCGTTAAGCACACAATTGACGCAGCGCACAAGGAAGGCAAGTGGGTCGGCATGTGTGGTGAAGCGGCTGGTGACCCAATCATGGTGCCACTGCTGCTCGGCATGGGCCTTGACGAATACTCCATGAGTGCTACCTCCATTCTTAAGGTACGTAGCCAAATGAAGAAGTTGTCAACCGCCGACATGGCTAAGGTTGCTGAAAAAGCACTGAATGACAGTATTTCAAACGATGACAACAAGAAGCTCGTTGAAGAAGCTACGAAGTAATTGAAGTCGTTGATGGCGTCCTCCCTTATTGGGGGGCGTCTTTTTTTGCAATTTCGCTTAGCAAACGATGAGTCAGTTAATGCCCGACGTTGCGAAGCAGCGTTCGGACATTTACTGACTCACGGCGCTTAGCGAAATGCAGTCAGGCGATGCGAACGCATCGTCTGACCCAGTGTATGATGGCAATCAAACTAAAATAGCATATCTGCCTTCGCGAAGCGGCGTCCGTTTACTTACAGACTCACATGCACTTAGTCGGTTTGCAGTGATTAATTGCGCTAGCAATTTATCACATCCATGCTCTTAACGTTCTTAACGCTCTCAATCACCAGCGCCCAAACATGACCACCCCCGTGCTCCCCGACACCACCATCCGTCACACCAGAACATTGACTCCCTCCATTTACACATGTAAACTATAGCTAGAAACCAAAAGGGGCGGTAGCAATGGCAAACGGAAAAGAAAGTATTAGCCCAGCTGAATGGACGGTCATGCGTGTCGTGTGGACTTTGGGCGAAGCAGACGCCAAAACAGTGGCTGTCAGTGTCGATCCAGCCTTGGCGTGGGCAGAGGCGACGGTCAAAACCCTGCTTAATCGTTTGGTCAAGAAGGGGTACTTGCAGACGCGCAAGGACGGCCGGCGGTTCATCTACTCGGCAACCGTTGCGGAGCAGTCCACGATGACGAGCGAATTGTCTAAGCTGCTGGACGCCATGTGTGCGCATAAACTGGGCGGTAGTCTGGTCAACGTTCTGAATGACACCACGCTCAGCAAGTCTGACATTGACGGGCTGGTCAAGATGTTGCAGTGCAAACGTGACGCGGCCCCTGATCAAGTCGAATGCAACTGCATTAATCAGGAAGCTTGCGCGCATATCAGCGCTTCGACAAATTAGACGTCAATAATGGCGCATGCAAAAAGGCGGTAATGAGCGAATCATTACCGCCTTTAGTCAAATTAAATGTTGAATTAATCGAGGTACTCGTGTGGGGACAGAACCTTGTAGCCGACCTCGTGATAGCCGCCGCTGTTGGCAGCACGTGTGGTAAACTGACGAAGTGGGGTAAATGCAGGCGTTTCCTTCATTGCGAAGAAATCAGTGCTCTCTTGCCATGAGGAGAGGAGTAAGTACTGGATTTGGTCTTCCTTAACCCGGCAGAGATACATCGCGCCCAGGCCGGTGTAAATGTCGGTGGTTTCGAAGAGCTTGTCCATTTGGTGCACGAAAAGCGGTTCCTCTTCCTTGGTGATGTAGAAGTACATGCACTGCACATATTCACCCATCGTAATGTCGCCTTGTTTGCGCGTCACTGAAAACTTGATGGGACTCGAGAACGCGCCACGTCCAGACAAGTCCAGCAGCATGCTGGCTTGCAGTGGTGATGACGGCTTTAGTAAAAATGATGGCTTTGGTGTCTTTTTAATTAAGCTGGCCATGAATGGCTGGCTACCGAAAACTGTCTGAATATATTCTGTCATGTGAACTACCTCCACATGAAGTATACCGCTTTCACAAGCGGCAATGAAAGCAAAGGAGCTCAAAATATTATGGAATTAAGAATTCTTGGCTATTACGGCGGTTACCCAGACAACGGGGTCGGGACGAGTGGCTACTTGCTGACCAGTAACGGTTACAACCTCGTGATGGATTTGGGGAGTAGCACCTTGTTACCCCTTGAGCAAATCATGGATCCATTGCAGCTGGATGGGGTTCTCTTAACGCATTATCACCACGACCACACGGCAGACTTTGGTACCCTGCAGTACCTCTGGCAGTTGCGTCCTGGCGATAAGAAGGAACCCGTGCTACCCGTCTATGGTAATACCAAGGATCCCCTGAACTTTGCGGCTCTAACCTTTGGCGACTATACGAAAGGTATTGGTTACGCTGGTGACAGTGAGATTCAAGCCGGACCATTCAAATTGACCTTCTTGGAAACCGAGCATCCAGTCCCAGCCTTTGCTGTTCGCGTTGAAGATACGACCAATGGCAAGGTGCTCGTCAACACCAGCGACACCCGCTACTTCCCTGAACTAGCCGAATTTGCTAAGGGTGCGGACATGTTAATGGCCGACACGAACTTCTTTGCAGACAAACCCAAGCCACGCTGGCACCTAACCGCGCCGGAAGCCGGACAGATTGCTAAGGATGCTGGTGTGCAGACATTGCTGCTGACACATTTGCCGCAAAATGGGAACCTGGAAACCTTGCGTAAACAGGCTGAGCAAACCGCGGGTAACATTCCAATTTTACTGGCCAGTGACCAGGATTACCTCCGCATTTGACAACGTGAGTCACTATGTTACAATTGCACAATTATCAGGCCTGAACCGATTGTAGCGCGCCACAATTTGCTATAATCGGGGCGGTAGATAGCTGAAGGGAGTGACAGCTGTGGAAATGGAACGCATTAACGACGACACGATTCGCGTCTTCATGAATTTGGACGAACTCAATGATCGTGGCATCAAGATGTTAGATCTGATTAAGGACCACAAGCGCGTGGAGGATTTCTTCTACTCCGTTCTTGATGAAGTAGATACGAAGCATACCTTCGTCAACGAGGGACCCGTCACATTCCAAGTAATGCCAAGTGGGACTGGTCTTGAGATTTTCATTTCAAAGGGTCAGCCTGACCAGACGCAAAACACCGATGATTCTGACGATGAAACGCAGGACACCGCGGCCACACCGAACGTGACGCCTCAGAGCCACGCGCCAAAACATCGCGCGGCTGAGGACGATCAGGATGGCCAGATTGCCCATGATTCCCTCGAACAGTTCTTCCCAGAGGGCGTTGAAGAGGGTCGGCCCGATAGCGGCCAACCTGAGACGTTCTTTGGCAACCAGCTGAAGCGCAGTGTGACGCTTGAACTCAAGAGCTTCGACGACATGGTTGCCTTGGCTCAGGAATTGTACCTGAACGGCGGCACCAGTGACCTCTATAAGTATCAAGGCAAGTACTACGTTGTCTTGACCTTCGAGCGTGACTTGGTTGATGACTTTGATGCTGAACGCCAGGCGAACCTCGCGCATGAATACGGTGACACCACCAAGGTGGATGCCGATGTGCTAAGCGAGTATGGTGAGCAGTTGATGGATGGTAGTGCACTTGAGATTACCCGGTACTACTTTTAAAACATGACAGTTTAAATAGGGCGTCAGCGATTTTTCGCTGACGCCCTTTTGTTGCACTTCTACATGAGAAAACGAATTAATGCCATGGTGACAACGCCGACTGCCGCGATAGCGAGTAGCGACCGGGTGAGCACCGCCGTGATGACGCACGGGATTGCCGCGAGAAAATTGGGCACGTTGAGTGTCGGCAGGCTGCCTGCGTGCCGAACAAACAAGTTGCTTGCAACAAAGGCGGCCATGATGGCGACGGGGACAAAGGCGAGGAAGTTAGTGAGAAACCGTGGCATGCCAAAGCGTTTGAGCAAAACGAAGGGGAGTACGCGGCACAGCCAGGAAACAAGGCCGGTACCAATAATGACGGCAATCAGATAGGTATTAAGACTGAGCATGAGCACGGACCCCCATTCCAAAGAGACAAGCGATGACGGTGACAACCAGCGTGACAATTCCAGATGGCATAAAGATGAGGCCAATGTATGTCAGGACGAACACCAGGCCGACGATGGTGAACTGTAGGCCCAATTTTTCGCCGCGGTCGCCGATGATTTGCAGGTACAAGAGTCCGATGAACATCGACACCAGCGCGTAATCCAGGCCCCACTGCTCAGGATTACTGATTAAACCACCGAGCAAATTACCGGCGAGACAGGCAGCGGCCCAGGCGAGGTATGCGAAGATGTTGCTCGCATTCAACCACTGAAAACTGAGGCGGTGATCGGTGTAGTTGAGTTTGTTCATGGACAAGGCAAAGGTCTCATCCGTGAGCAGGCTACCTAGAATGATGTTGCGGCGCATACTGTCCTTGGTGAAGTAGGGGGCAACCGTCATGCTGGTGAGCAGCATGCGGGCACTCAGCATCAAGACCGAAAAGAGAATCGAGAGGTAGGGGCTATGAATGGCGAACATGCTGACAATCACGAACTGCGCCGCTCCCGAGTATGTAATCAGTGCCATAAGCAAGGCACCTAAAGCTGAAATATGTGCGGCACTGCTGACGATACCAAACGCCAGGCCAATGCCGATGTAGCCAAACACGGTTGGCAGGGTATCTGTTAGACCGGTTTTGCTGTCGAGTGAGTTGTTCATACGCAATTTCTCCTAAAAAAACGGCACCCCTTCAAAAAGGGTGCCGCCACATGTTTTTACAAAGCTACAGGCTTGTGGTATTCGACCAAATGAGACAACTTGTCTGCTTGCCGGCGAATCTCCTCGGGGAGGTTTTGGGCGATTGTGAAAGTGGTTTGCATTTGGTGCGGATCAAAGTCACCGGGCACGCTAACAATGGTATAAAATGTATTTTCCTTGTTATCTGGTATGGACGACAAGGTGTAGGCAGCGAGCGCCGCTTCATCATGCGGTAGCTGCTTTAAAAAGTCAGAGAGTACCCGGTACGAGTAATAGACGGCTTCAAGGTATGTGACCCCAGACGCGAAGAGGTTCGGAATAGTCGGAAACTCAATCGTATAACCCGTCTTGGTTTTTGTGTTTTTGGCAACAAAGAAATAGTGCCGTGTGCTGTCAGCCATATTCGTCCCTCCTCCTAATTCATGTAACATTATAACATGGTTAGAAAGAATCCGAAATACCTCATTTAAATTAAAGCCCTTTACTCAATATTTTTATAATCCACTCGCGGCTTAGGCCTTGGCAAATGAATAAAAACCGTGCTATACTAGTTTTCGTTCTGATGCGGTCGTAGTTTAGTGGTAAAACTTCAGCTTCCCAAGCTGATGTCGCGAGTTCGATTCTCGTCGACCGCTGCAAACCCAGTGAGGGTGAAGATCTGAGTCACAGCATGACAGTGAGCCCCTGCCGGTGGAAACGGGGTATGTGAAGCTCGGGGCGCGCACTTGAGGGTAATTTTCATATTGAGTGGGCGTAAGCCAACGAGAGTGGTAACGCGGGCGTGGCTCGTCTCTTTCATTTTATATGGAAGTGGCGGGCCCTTTTTATTTCGAGGAGGAAATTTCATGGATTTTAAAAACCAGGTTGTCGACGCACTCAGCGCAGTGCTCAAAGATGAACTTAGTGCTGACCAGATTAAGGGCTTAATCGAAGTCCCTAAGACGAGCGAATTGGGCGATTTTGCTTTTCCAACGTTCATGCTGGCAAAGACACGGCACATGGCACCAATTAAGATTGCGGCTGAAATCGCGGACCAGCTCGATAGCAGCAACTTCAGTAAGGTTGTTGCCACTGGGGCATATGTGAACTTCTTCCTTGCCCAGACCACCTTCGCGCAGCAAGTCCTCGCCGATATTGCGCAGCAAGGTGCTGATTACGGTAAGCAGAACCTCGGGAGTGGCAACGTGCCAATTGACATGTCTAGTCCTAACATTGCCAAGCCAATGTCCATGGGTCACTTGCGGTCAACTGTGATTGGGAACTCAATCGCCAAGATCTTGACCA contains the following coding sequences:
- a CDS encoding AzlD domain-containing protein gives rise to the protein MLSLNTYLIAVIIGTGLVSWLCRVLPFVLLKRFGMPRFLTNFLAFVPVAIMAAFVASNLFVRHAGSLPTLNVPNFLAAIPCVITAVLTRSLLAIAAVGVVTMALIRFLM
- a CDS encoding AzlC family ABC transporter permease gives rise to the protein MNNSLDSKTGLTDTLPTVFGYIGIGLAFGIVSSAAHISALGALLMALITYSGAAQFVIVSMFAIHSPYLSILFSVLMLSARMLLTSMTVAPYFTKDSMRRNIILGSLLTDETFALSMNKLNYTDHRLSFQWLNASNIFAYLAWAAACLAGNLLGGLISNPEQWGLDYALVSMFIGLLYLQIIGDRGEKLGLQFTIVGLVFVLTYIGLIFMPSGIVTLVVTVIACLFGMGVRAHAQS
- a CDS encoding adaptor protein MecA; this translates as MERINDDTIRVFMNLDELNDRGIKMLDLIKDHKRVEDFFYSVLDEVDTKHTFVNEGPVTFQVMPSGTGLEIFISKGQPDQTQNTDDSDDETQDTAATPNVTPQSHAPKHRAAEDDQDGQIAHDSLEQFFPEGVEEGRPDSGQPETFFGNQLKRSVTLELKSFDDMVALAQELYLNGGTSDLYKYQGKYYVVLTFERDLVDDFDAERQANLAHEYGDTTKVDADVLSEYGEQLMDGSALEITRYYF